The following proteins come from a genomic window of Proteinivorax hydrogeniformans:
- a CDS encoding cob(I)yrinic acid a,c-diamide adenosyltransferase, whose protein sequence is MFKGLVQIYTGNSKGKTTAALGLSLRAIGHGYNVYFMQFMKGSNYYGEIATLNKLSDKIKHAQFGRPCRNGGLIKAGLSTCIACGDCFIKQGEDITKDKEEMEKALEFTIEIIQSQKYQIVVLDEILNCLYFDLITKKQLLDILERKPDNVELVLTGRNAPDDIIAKADLVTDMGQIKHPFEKGVMARRGIEY, encoded by the coding sequence GTGTTTAAAGGATTAGTACAGATCTATACAGGGAATTCTAAGGGAAAGACAACAGCTGCTTTAGGACTTTCTTTAAGAGCTATAGGCCATGGATATAATGTTTATTTTATGCAATTTATGAAAGGCAGTAACTATTACGGTGAAATTGCTACGCTTAATAAACTTTCCGATAAAATAAAGCATGCTCAATTTGGCCGGCCTTGTAGAAACGGTGGATTGATAAAAGCTGGACTTTCGACATGCATAGCTTGTGGTGATTGTTTTATAAAACAGGGCGAGGATATAACAAAAGATAAAGAAGAAATGGAAAAAGCATTAGAGTTTACCATTGAGATAATCCAATCACAAAAATACCAAATAGTAGTACTAGATGAAATTTTAAACTGCCTATACTTTGATTTGATTACAAAGAAGCAGCTTCTTGATATCCTAGAAAGAAAACCGGATAACGTTGAGCTTGTATTGACAGGAAGAAACGCTCCTGATGATATTATAGCTAAAGCAGATCTGGTCACAGATATGGGCCAAATTAAACATCCCTTTGAAAAGGGGGTAATGGCTAGAAGGGGGATTGAATATTAA